The proteins below come from a single Tissierella sp. MB52-C2 genomic window:
- a CDS encoding terpene cyclase/mutase family protein, whose amino-acid sequence MKNKVKNLWKIIFLIILSFSLVSCTVTTFSTDYNIEEKIAETAKFMQEIIPDPTVSSMGGDWTIMSLARSDIEIHKDYFENYYGNVVNILEENQGILHERKYTEYSRVILALTAIGKDPSDVAGYNLLEKLSDYEKVIFQGINGPTFALLALDSKNYAIPLVPEVKVQATREMYIDNILERQLPDGGFSIAGDDAPADPDMTGMVLQALSKYKDMAKVKETIDKAVECLSQLQLEDGGYESWGAANSESVVQVIMALTELGIDPNDSRFVKNGKTLIDNLMTFYVDGGGFMHIREGEKENGGAQAGLVDPMATDQGMYGIVAYQRYMNKMNSFYNMTDMN is encoded by the coding sequence ATGAAGAATAAAGTCAAAAATTTATGGAAGATTATTTTTCTTATTATATTAAGCTTTAGCCTTGTATCATGTACTGTTACTACATTCTCAACTGATTACAATATAGAAGAAAAAATAGCGGAAACAGCTAAGTTTATGCAAGAAATTATACCTGATCCAACGGTGTCCTCCATGGGAGGAGATTGGACTATAATGTCTTTGGCAAGGTCGGATATAGAGATTCATAAGGATTATTTCGAGAATTATTATGGTAATGTCGTAAACATCCTTGAAGAAAATCAAGGTATACTCCATGAAAGAAAATATACAGAATATTCTAGGGTTATTCTTGCCTTAACTGCCATTGGGAAGGATCCTTCAGATGTGGCTGGATATAACTTACTTGAGAAATTATCAGATTATGAAAAGGTTATATTTCAAGGGATAAATGGACCTACATTTGCCTTACTAGCTTTGGATTCCAAAAACTATGCAATCCCCTTAGTTCCAGAGGTGAAAGTTCAAGCTACTAGAGAAATGTATATAGATAATATATTAGAAAGGCAATTACCAGACGGAGGGTTTTCCATAGCTGGGGATGATGCACCTGCTGATCCAGATATGACAGGGATGGTATTGCAGGCTTTATCAAAATACAAAGATATGGCTAAGGTGAAAGAAACTATAGATAAGGCTGTGGAATGTTTATCTCAGCTTCAATTAGAAGATGGAGGATATGAGAGCTGGGGAGCCGCTAATTCTGAATCTGTAGTGCAAGTTATTATGGCTTTAACAGAGCTGGGGATTGATCCAAATGATAGTAGATTTGTAAAGAACGGAAAAACTCTAATAGATAATTTAATGACCTTCTATGTAGATGGTGGAGGCTTCATGCATATAAGAGAAGGTGAAAAGGAAAATGGAGGGGCACAAGCGGGATTAGTAGACCCTATGGCAACAGATCAAGGAATGTATGGAATAGTAGCATATCAAAGATATATGAATAAGATGAATAGTTTCTATAATATGACTGATATGAATTAG
- a CDS encoding DUF4430 domain-containing protein, producing the protein MKNRKLKIGIFVIFILTVTFFGGGNKTVNPLDSNETYVDMGINQDEINKEQKLEKQNIIEEDKNNSDEKDKYLTDPVPEGKPNPVEWQDVTINKEKQLTATLSVTSKTILNNMHLFNEDKLEVLPEDGIIYPPQTVSFYEGESVFDVLLREMQANKIHMEFVMTPIYNSHYIEGINNIYEFDCGELSGWMYKVNDWFPNYGSSRYLLEDGDIIEWIYTCDLGRDIGGGFAVTGGEE; encoded by the coding sequence ATGAAAAATAGAAAACTTAAAATAGGAATATTTGTAATCTTTATATTGACAGTTACATTTTTTGGGGGCGGGAACAAAACTGTAAATCCTCTTGATTCCAATGAGACCTATGTAGATATGGGCATAAATCAGGATGAAATAAATAAGGAACAAAAATTAGAGAAACAAAACATAATAGAAGAAGACAAAAATAATAGTGATGAAAAGGATAAATACTTAACAGATCCAGTTCCAGAGGGAAAGCCAAATCCAGTTGAATGGCAGGATGTGACCATAAATAAGGAGAAACAACTGACAGCAACTCTATCTGTTACAAGTAAGACCATATTAAATAATATGCATTTATTTAATGAAGATAAACTTGAAGTACTGCCTGAGGATGGGATTATTTATCCTCCTCAGACAGTAAGTTTCTACGAAGGAGAATCTGTATTCGATGTTTTGCTAAGAGAGATGCAGGCAAATAAGATTCATATGGAATTTGTAATGACTCCAATATACAATAGCCATTATATAGAGGGGATAAATAATATATATGAGTTCGACTGCGGAGAATTAAGCGGATGGATGTATAAGGTCAATGATTGGTTTCCCAATTATGGATCTAGCAGATACCTATTAGAGGATGGAGATATAATAGAATGGATTTATACCTGTGATTTAGGCAGGGACATAGGCGGCGGTTTTGCTGTTACAGGAGGAGAAGAATGA
- a CDS encoding energy-coupling factor transporter transmembrane component T — MMYDSFSNFHPIVNFIYFLAVLIFSMFFMHPIFQIIALISAITYSMMIKGLRKGIRFNIIYMMPMLLFMAILNPLFNHEGVTILFYLKDGNPITLESIFYGIASATMFITVIIWFSCYNAVMTSDKFIYLFGRIIPSLSLIFSMTLRFVPRYIEQIKVISNAQKSMGRDLSQGNIIRRAKNGIKILSIMTTWALENAIETADSMRSRGYGLPGRTSFSIFSFDNRDKIGISAILLLVLIILIGAFKGENTIRFFPSIKFSELTGYSLLVYIAYLILCMMPVIINIQEEVKWKSIESRI; from the coding sequence ATGATGTATGATAGCTTTTCTAATTTTCATCCCATAGTAAATTTCATATATTTTTTAGCTGTATTAATCTTTAGTATGTTCTTTATGCACCCTATATTTCAAATAATAGCTCTAATATCAGCTATTACTTATTCAATGATGATAAAGGGATTAAGAAAGGGCATAAGATTTAATATTATATATATGATGCCAATGCTATTGTTTATGGCAATTCTCAATCCTTTGTTTAACCATGAGGGAGTTACCATATTATTTTATCTAAAGGATGGAAATCCAATTACATTAGAATCCATATTCTACGGCATAGCTTCAGCCACCATGTTTATTACAGTTATTATATGGTTTTCCTGTTATAATGCAGTTATGACCTCCGATAAATTTATCTATTTATTTGGGCGGATTATACCTTCATTATCTTTAATTTTTTCAATGACTCTTCGGTTTGTTCCGAGATATATAGAACAAATAAAGGTGATTTCCAACGCACAAAAATCCATGGGCAGAGATTTATCTCAAGGAAATATTATTAGAAGGGCTAAAAACGGAATCAAGATATTATCCATAATGACCACATGGGCATTGGAAAATGCCATCGAAACGGCGGATTCTATGAGGTCAAGGGGCTATGGATTACCTGGAAGGACTAGCTTTTCCATATTTTCTTTTGATAATAGAGATAAGATAGGAATTTCAGCCATATTACTATTAGTGCTGATTATTCTAATAGGGGCCTTTAAAGGTGAAAACACAATTAGATTTTTCCCATCTATTAAATTTAGTGAATTAACAGGATATAGCCTATTGGTATATATAGCATATTTAATATTATGTATGATGCCTGTAATTATAAACATTCAGGAGGAAGTTAAATGGAAATCTATAGAATCAAGGATTTGA
- a CDS encoding energy-coupling factor transporter ATPase — translation MEIYRIKDLNFTYPLMEKKALNNINLIINRGEFLTICGKSGSGKSTLIRQLKTILSPHGKKEGEVYFSGQPLSEVEHRIQASQIGYVFQNPDNQIVTDKVWHELAFGLESLGYDNKTIRIRVAEMASFFGIHNWFNKKVTELSGGQKQILNLAGIMTMQPSVLILDEPTSQLDPIAASEFIETIKKINQELGTTIIMTEHRLEEIIPISDKVIVMDEGSVISKGAPEEVGKDLNKNNHPMLHSMTSAMQIYAGVKNQLPYPITVNEGRRWIDSFMEGKNIKINYVESIKEKRDVIIKLKDIWFKYDKSLPDTIKDMSLEVEKGEIYCILGGNGTGKTTALSIISGILTPYRGKVFIGDRNLAKMSTKERYINNLGVLPQNPQSLFVKKTLELDLYEMLLDFKISKEDKSQRIKEIVELTELENLLNRHPYDLSGGEQQRAALAKILLLEPQILLLDEPTKGLDNFFKEKFAKILKDLSNKGVTTIMVSHDIEFCAKHGDTCAMVFDGNIVSSKATKEFFAGNSFYTTSANRISRHICPEAVTIEDVIRLCQENI, via the coding sequence ATGGAAATCTATAGAATCAAGGATTTGAATTTCACATATCCATTAATGGAAAAAAAGGCATTAAATAATATAAATCTTATAATTAATAGGGGAGAATTTTTAACTATATGTGGAAAATCAGGTTCAGGAAAGAGTACTTTGATTAGACAATTAAAAACTATCCTTTCACCTCATGGAAAAAAAGAAGGTGAAGTCTATTTTTCTGGACAACCTCTATCAGAGGTTGAACATAGGATTCAGGCTTCTCAAATCGGATATGTATTTCAGAATCCAGATAATCAAATAGTAACAGATAAGGTTTGGCACGAGTTAGCTTTTGGACTGGAAAGTTTAGGCTATGATAACAAAACCATCCGAATTAGAGTAGCAGAGATGGCTAGTTTTTTTGGTATTCATAATTGGTTTAATAAAAAGGTAACTGAGTTATCAGGAGGACAAAAACAAATTTTAAATTTAGCAGGGATAATGACAATGCAGCCTTCTGTATTAATCTTAGATGAGCCTACATCTCAGTTAGATCCTATTGCGGCCTCGGAATTTATTGAAACCATAAAAAAAATCAACCAAGAATTAGGTACAACTATTATAATGACTGAACATAGACTGGAAGAAATAATTCCAATATCAGATAAGGTTATAGTTATGGATGAAGGAAGTGTTATTAGTAAAGGTGCACCGGAAGAAGTTGGTAAGGATTTAAACAAAAATAATCACCCAATGCTTCATAGTATGACATCAGCTATGCAGATATATGCAGGAGTAAAAAATCAGTTGCCTTATCCTATTACAGTGAATGAAGGAAGACGGTGGATTGATTCATTTATGGAAGGAAAAAATATAAAGATCAATTACGTAGAATCCATAAAAGAAAAAAGGGATGTAATAATAAAACTTAAAGATATTTGGTTTAAATACGATAAAAGTTTGCCTGATACTATTAAAGATATGTCCCTGGAAGTAGAAAAAGGTGAAATATACTGTATATTGGGAGGAAATGGAACTGGAAAGACTACTGCACTATCAATTATTAGTGGAATACTAACTCCTTACAGAGGCAAGGTTTTCATAGGAGATAGAAACCTAGCAAAGATGAGCACCAAGGAGAGATATATCAATAATCTAGGGGTATTGCCCCAAAATCCTCAAAGCCTATTTGTGAAAAAGACTCTTGAATTAGATTTGTACGAAATGTTATTAGACTTTAAAATATCTAAAGAGGATAAATCTCAAAGAATTAAAGAAATAGTAGAGTTAACTGAACTGGAGAACTTGTTGAATCGACATCCCTATGATTTAAGTGGTGGTGAACAGCAAAGGGCAGCTCTTGCAAAAATATTATTGTTGGAACCCCAAATATTGTTATTAGATGAACCCACTAAAGGTCTAGATAATTTTTTTAAGGAGAAATTTGCAAAGATCCTTAAAGACTTAAGTAATAAAGGTGTAACAACTATAATGGTGTCTCATGATATAGAATTTTGCGCAAAACATGGAGATACTTGTGCCATGGTTTTTGATGGAAATATAGTGAGTTCCAAGGCAACGAAGGAATTTTTTGCTGGAAATAGTTTTTACACTACATCTGCAAATCGTATTTCTAGACATATTTGTCCAGAAGCAGTGACTATAGAGGATGTGATTAGATTATGTCAAGAAAATATCTAG
- a CDS encoding ECF transporter S component translates to MSRKYLGENFLKSRTLISAIIILVVIPITIFLGIYFLDDRKYYFISVLIIIYTMIPFIMIFEKREPQARELVMIAVLTAIAVAGRGAFYMLPQFKPVVAIVIITGVSLGPESGFLVGAMTGFVSNFFFGQGPWTPWQMFCFGIIGFLAGILFQKKILKKTRLSLCIYGGLSTFFIYGGIIDIGSLLIFTSHFSWKALLATYISGFWFNVVHSISTVFFIFFISQSMIEKLDRIRIKYGLIEME, encoded by the coding sequence ATGTCAAGAAAATATCTAGGAGAGAATTTTTTAAAATCTAGAACTTTAATCTCGGCAATTATTATTTTAGTAGTGATTCCAATCACTATTTTTTTGGGAATATATTTTTTAGATGATAGGAAATATTATTTCATTAGTGTTTTGATTATTATCTACACTATGATTCCCTTTATAATGATATTTGAAAAACGGGAGCCACAGGCTAGAGAATTAGTTATGATAGCTGTATTAACTGCCATAGCTGTAGCAGGAAGAGGTGCATTTTATATGTTGCCTCAATTCAAACCTGTTGTTGCCATTGTAATTATTACTGGAGTGTCACTTGGACCAGAATCTGGTTTTCTTGTGGGAGCAATGACTGGATTTGTATCTAACTTTTTCTTTGGACAAGGTCCCTGGACACCATGGCAGATGTTTTGCTTCGGAATAATTGGATTTTTAGCAGGCATACTATTTCAAAAGAAGATTCTTAAGAAGACGAGATTATCATTATGTATTTATGGTGGATTGTCTACATTTTTCATATATGGTGGAATTATAGATATTGGAAGTCTTCTAATATTTACTTCTCATTTTTCATGGAAAGCCTTATTAGCAACTTACATTTCAGGGTTCTGGTTCAATGTTGTTCATTCGATCTCTACAGTCTTTTTTATATTTTTCATTTCCCAGTCTATGATTGAAAAATTAGATCGGATTAGAATTAAATATGGTTTAATTGAGATGGAATAG
- the secG gene encoding preprotein translocase subunit SecG has protein sequence MTMFFSVLVLISSLSLIVSVVMQEGSEQGLGTIGGGASDSLFGKARGASREDMLKRITVISAVIFIISTLVLAAK, from the coding sequence ATGACAATGTTTTTCTCAGTATTAGTACTTATATCAAGTTTATCATTAATAGTTTCAGTCGTAATGCAAGAAGGTAGTGAACAGGGCTTAGGTACTATAGGTGGCGGCGCATCAGACTCATTATTTGGTAAAGCAAGAGGAGCAAGCCGTGAAGACATGCTTAAGAGAATAACAGTAATATCAGCTGTTATCTTTATAATATCTACTTTAGTTTTAGCAGCTAAATAA
- a CDS encoding sodium-translocating pyrophosphatase, with protein MNLALIAAPVVGVLALLFAFYKANSINQVSPGNDRMKEIATYIQDGAMAFLSRQYKSLAIFIVALFIILIFAINFYTAVCFLLGALFSIAAGYIGMKVATRANVRTANAAKESGMTKALNVAFSGGAVMGMTVVGLGLLGVGVLYIIFEDANIITGFGLGASSIALFARVGGGIYTKAADVGADLVGKVEAGIPEDDPRNPAVIADNVGDNVGDVAGMGADLFESYVGAIISAITLGIVAYGEKGVYFALALSAVGIIASIIGVYFVRGDKDPQKALNTGTLVSSLITVVAGFFLSRYILDSTKPFVAILSGLAVGLIIARITEYYTSGDHKPVQRIATESETGASTNIIGGLSVGMMSTAGPIVVIAIGILVAYYVSGGSTNPTEGLYGIALAAVGMLSTAGMTIAVDAYGPIADNAGGIAEMCELPKDVRQITDKLDSVGNTTAAVGKGFAIGSAALTALALFASYTQAVGLTSIDLTKPTVIAGAFIGGMLPFLFSAMTMDAVGKAAFSMIEEVRRQFREIPGIMEGKATPEYGTCVDISTKAALREMIIPGLLAVIVPVAIGFVLGAEALGGLLAGALVTGVLMAIFMSNAGGAWDNAKKYIEEGNHGGKGSEAHKAAVTGDTVGDPFKDTSGPSLNILIKLMTIVSLVFAGLFGSGIF; from the coding sequence ATGAATTTGGCATTAATTGCTGCGCCAGTAGTAGGTGTATTGGCGCTGTTATTTGCTTTTTATAAAGCAAACAGTATCAATCAGGTTAGCCCAGGTAACGATAGGATGAAGGAAATTGCAACTTACATCCAAGATGGAGCCATGGCTTTCCTAAGTAGACAATACAAGTCTTTAGCAATCTTTATAGTTGCACTTTTTATTATTTTAATATTTGCAATTAATTTCTACACAGCAGTTTGTTTCTTACTTGGAGCATTATTCTCTATTGCTGCAGGATATATTGGAATGAAGGTAGCTACTAGAGCCAATGTAAGAACTGCAAATGCAGCTAAGGAATCAGGTATGACAAAGGCATTAAATGTTGCATTCTCAGGTGGTGCAGTAATGGGAATGACAGTTGTAGGATTAGGACTTTTAGGAGTAGGAGTACTTTATATAATATTTGAAGATGCAAATATTATAACAGGATTCGGACTTGGAGCTTCATCTATAGCATTATTTGCTAGAGTAGGTGGAGGTATTTATACTAAGGCGGCAGACGTAGGGGCAGATTTAGTAGGTAAAGTAGAAGCAGGTATTCCAGAAGATGACCCAAGAAACCCAGCAGTTATAGCAGATAACGTTGGAGATAACGTTGGAGACGTGGCAGGTATGGGTGCAGACTTATTTGAATCCTATGTAGGAGCTATTATATCAGCGATTACTTTAGGAATAGTAGCTTATGGAGAAAAGGGAGTTTATTTTGCTCTTGCTCTTTCAGCAGTAGGAATTATAGCTTCAATTATAGGAGTTTACTTTGTTAGAGGGGATAAGGATCCTCAAAAGGCATTAAATACTGGTACATTAGTTAGTTCATTAATTACTGTAGTAGCTGGTTTCTTCTTAAGTAGATATATATTAGATTCAACTAAACCATTTGTTGCAATATTATCTGGACTTGCAGTAGGTCTTATTATAGCTAGAATAACAGAATACTATACATCAGGAGACCACAAGCCAGTACAAAGAATAGCTACTGAATCAGAAACAGGAGCTTCAACAAATATTATTGGTGGACTTTCAGTAGGTATGATGTCAACAGCAGGACCTATTGTTGTAATAGCTATTGGTATTTTAGTAGCTTATTATGTATCAGGTGGATCAACTAATCCAACTGAAGGATTATATGGAATTGCATTAGCAGCAGTAGGTATGTTATCAACAGCAGGTATGACTATAGCAGTAGATGCTTATGGTCCGATAGCTGACAATGCTGGTGGAATTGCGGAAATGTGTGAGTTACCAAAAGATGTAAGACAAATTACAGACAAACTTGACTCAGTAGGAAATACTACTGCAGCAGTAGGAAAAGGATTTGCAATAGGTTCGGCAGCTCTTACAGCTCTTGCATTATTTGCTTCCTATACACAAGCAGTAGGTTTAACAAGTATAGATTTAACAAAGCCAACAGTTATAGCAGGTGCATTCATAGGAGGTATGTTGCCATTCCTATTCTCAGCTATGACAATGGATGCAGTAGGTAAAGCTGCTTTCTCAATGATTGAAGAGGTAAGAAGACAATTTAGAGAAATACCTGGTATCATGGAAGGAAAAGCAACTCCTGAATATGGTACTTGTGTAGATATCAGTACAAAAGCAGCATTGAGAGAGATGATAATTCCAGGACTATTAGCAGTAATAGTACCTGTAGCTATAGGTTTTGTACTAGGTGCAGAAGCATTAGGTGGATTATTAGCGGGAGCATTAGTTACTGGAGTACTAATGGCTATATTCATGTCAAACGCAGGTGGAGCATGGGATAATGCTAAAAAGTATATCGAAGAAGGAAATCATGGTGGAAAAGGTAGTGAGGCTCATAAAGCAGCAGTTACTGGAGACACTGTAGGGGACCCATTCAAGGATACTTCAGGACCATCATTAAATATCTTAATCAAACTTATGACAATAGTGTCATTAGTGTTTGCTGGACTATTTGGAAGCGGGATATTTTAA
- a CDS encoding alpha/beta hydrolase, which translates to MKVEGIKLNYIVEGKGKDVLILHGWGANINTVLPIVNILKDKFRVHALDLPGFGESPEPSEPIDSFKYAEIVKSYIDNMGIEKITLIGHSFGGKLSIILGTKYPEIVEKMVLVNSAGLIPKRGLKYYFKVYSFKTLRFLYKTLFFWMKNEEKMERFYKKFGSTDYKESTGIMRKILVIVVNENLLPLLKKIKAPTLLIWGDQDAATPLYMGKIMEREIKDSGLVVLEGTGHYSYLDDYQKFTLILRNFLQYDAI; encoded by the coding sequence ATGAAAGTAGAAGGTATAAAATTAAACTACATAGTAGAAGGAAAGGGAAAAGATGTACTTATACTTCATGGTTGGGGCGCAAATATTAATACTGTACTTCCAATAGTAAATATACTTAAAGATAAGTTTAGAGTACATGCATTGGACTTACCGGGTTTTGGAGAAAGTCCTGAACCATCTGAACCAATAGATTCGTTCAAATATGCAGAGATAGTAAAAAGTTATATTGATAATATGGGAATTGAAAAGATCACTCTAATTGGTCATTCCTTTGGCGGAAAATTATCTATTATATTAGGAACTAAGTATCCAGAAATAGTAGAGAAAATGGTTTTAGTAAATAGTGCAGGATTAATACCAAAGAGAGGATTAAAATACTATTTTAAAGTATATAGTTTTAAAACATTGAGATTTCTATATAAGACTCTATTTTTCTGGATGAAAAATGAAGAAAAGATGGAAAGATTCTATAAGAAATTTGGATCTACGGATTATAAAGAATCAACAGGAATTATGAGAAAAATATTAGTTATAGTAGTAAATGAAAACCTATTACCATTATTAAAAAAGATAAAAGCTCCTACATTACTTATATGGGGAGACCAAGATGCGGCGACTCCATTGTATATGGGGAAGATAATGGAAAGGGAGATAAAAGACTCAGGTCTAGTAGTCTTAGAAGGAACAGGTCATTATTCATATTTAGACGATTATCAAAAGTTTACGTTGATATTAAGGAACTTTCTACAGTATGATGCAATATAG
- the murF gene encoding UDP-N-acetylmuramoyl-tripeptide--D-alanyl-D-alanine ligase, with protein sequence MALILMASKLKYFLHMIQLEGYDSEAFQRWINNNKEKAFSIKHSNKETKKPLVFTNRAKRLYWTNIILNGILVFLFVFKSNRFLGISPSFTILSIIILIVLLGILYYLQAFIMLMSNNLISPMERKINMGFYEQAQEKIKSRKDLNVVGITGSFGKTSTKFILGAILGEKFNVLNTPESYNTPMGLSKVINNDLTEKHNVFIAELGARNIGDIKEVAELVGPKIGVLTSIGPTHIETFKNIDNIMKTKYELIEELPSDGTAVFNYDNEYIRKLADKTFKEKILYGIEDIEELDLYAEDIEVSELGSTFTVKDKEGNSIRCTTKLLGKHNIYNVLAGVAVGKILGLSFDEIKDGIRKIEPIPHRLNIINPGTGIIIIDDAFNSNPIGAKAALEVLSQFKEGRKIIVTPGMVELGTMEEVANREFGTNIGKVCDYVILMGESRTRPIFEGLMEVSYSKDNIFTVNTLDEATEYIQKIARPGDIVLFENDLPDNYSK encoded by the coding sequence ATGGCATTAATTCTAATGGCAAGTAAATTGAAATACTTTTTACATATGATTCAGCTTGAGGGCTATGATTCAGAGGCTTTCCAAAGGTGGATAAATAACAATAAGGAAAAGGCATTTTCTATTAAACATAGCAATAAGGAAACCAAAAAACCATTAGTATTTACCAATAGAGCTAAAAGATTATATTGGACCAATATTATATTAAATGGCATATTAGTATTTCTTTTTGTATTTAAATCTAATAGGTTTTTAGGCATTTCACCATCATTTACTATATTAAGTATAATTATCCTTATAGTTTTACTTGGAATATTATATTACTTACAGGCTTTCATTATGCTAATGTCAAATAATTTGATTAGCCCCATGGAAAGAAAAATTAATATGGGATTTTATGAACAAGCTCAAGAAAAGATAAAATCAAGAAAAGATTTAAATGTAGTAGGGATTACTGGAAGCTTTGGAAAAACCAGTACAAAGTTTATACTAGGAGCTATACTAGGGGAAAAATTTAATGTGTTAAATACTCCAGAGTCTTATAACACTCCTATGGGTCTATCAAAAGTAATAAACAACGATTTAACAGAGAAACATAATGTATTTATTGCAGAGCTGGGAGCTAGAAATATAGGAGATATAAAAGAAGTGGCTGAGTTAGTTGGTCCTAAAATAGGAGTGCTTACGTCTATTGGACCTACTCATATAGAAACCTTTAAAAATATTGATAATATAATGAAGACAAAATATGAGCTAATAGAAGAATTACCATCAGATGGAACAGCAGTGTTTAATTATGATAATGAATATATTAGAAAATTGGCAGATAAGACTTTTAAGGAAAAAATACTCTATGGTATTGAAGATATAGAAGAATTAGATTTATATGCTGAAGATATAGAAGTATCAGAATTAGGATCTACTTTTACTGTGAAAGATAAGGAAGGCAATTCCATAAGATGTACTACCAAATTATTGGGAAAACATAATATATATAATGTTTTAGCAGGGGTAGCAGTAGGAAAGATATTAGGTTTATCTTTTGACGAAATAAAAGATGGAATAAGAAAGATAGAGCCAATACCACATAGACTAAATATAATAAATCCAGGTACAGGGATTATAATTATAGATGATGCTTTTAATTCTAATCCTATAGGAGCTAAGGCAGCTTTAGAAGTATTGTCACAGTTTAAGGAAGGAAGAAAGATAATAGTAACTCCAGGAATGGTGGAATTAGGTACAATGGAAGAAGTGGCTAATAGAGAATTTGGTACAAATATAGGAAAAGTTTGTGATTACGTAATTCTAATGGGAGAAAGTAGAACGAGACCAATATTTGAAGGATTAATGGAAGTAAGCTATAGTAAAGATAATATATTTACAGTAAATACATTAGATGAGGCAACAGAATATATTCAAAAGATAGCAAGACCAGGGGACATTGTCTTATTTGAAAATGATTTACCAGATAATTATAGTAAATAA
- a CDS encoding D-alanine--D-alanine ligase family protein produces the protein MKKIGVFFGGRSAEHEVSVITGMQIIENIDKTKYEVVPIYVSKEGKWLTGDSLLDFKNYKDGNFKDTKEIILSPNYKDNNVYAHPEMVGLFGKKIMNKIDIAFPAFHGMNGEDGTVQGIFELMDIPYVGCGVLGSSVGMDKVLMKDVYKANGLPIVDYTWFYRSKWLKDRDEVINQIEEKLSYPMFVKPANLGSSIGITKAKDRDGLISAIEVAIKYDRKIIIEKAVESLREINCSVIGYDEEVMTSLCEEPVGWEEILTFEDKYVKSNEKGGKTSGERRIIPADIKEEIASEIENLAKKAFITIDGRGVSRIDFLLDENNNVFINEINTLPGSIAFYLWEGKGYPFVKLIDELINIAVKVHEEKKSNIYSYEANLLNRTNFGSKVK, from the coding sequence GTGAAAAAAATCGGTGTATTCTTTGGCGGTAGAAGTGCAGAGCATGAAGTATCTGTAATTACAGGTATGCAGATAATAGAAAATATAGATAAAACAAAATATGAAGTGGTACCTATTTATGTAAGTAAAGAAGGAAAATGGTTAACTGGAGACAGTCTACTGGATTTTAAAAATTATAAAGATGGCAATTTTAAAGATACAAAGGAAATAATATTATCTCCTAATTACAAAGATAATAATGTATATGCACATCCTGAAATGGTAGGATTATTTGGTAAGAAAATAATGAATAAAATAGATATAGCATTTCCTGCCTTTCATGGAATGAATGGCGAAGATGGTACTGTACAGGGAATATTTGAACTTATGGATATACCATATGTAGGTTGTGGAGTATTAGGTTCAAGTGTGGGAATGGATAAGGTTTTAATGAAAGATGTATACAAAGCTAACGGTTTGCCTATAGTTGATTATACTTGGTTCTATAGATCAAAATGGTTAAAGGATAGGGATGAAGTCATAAATCAAATTGAGGAAAAATTATCTTATCCTATGTTTGTTAAACCAGCTAATTTAGGTTCAAGTATAGGAATAACTAAGGCTAAAGATAGAGATGGACTTATATCAGCCATAGAAGTTGCAATTAAATATGATAGAAAAATAATCATAGAAAAGGCAGTAGAAAGTTTAAGAGAAATAAACTGTTCAGTTATTGGATATGATGAAGAAGTAATGACTTCATTGTGTGAAGAACCAGTTGGTTGGGAAGAAATTTTAACATTTGAAGATAAATATGTAAAAAGTAATGAAAAAGGTGGAAAAACAAGTGGAGAAAGAAGAATAATACCAGCTGATATTAAAGAGGAAATTGCATCAGAAATAGAAAATTTAGCTAAAAAAGCATTTATAACTATAGATGGTAGAGGTGTTTCAAGGATTGACTTTTTATTAGATGAAAATAATAATGTGTTTATAAATGAAATAAATACCCTGCCAGGATCTATTGCATTTTACTTATGGGAAGGAAAAGGTTATCCTTTCGTTAAACTAATAGATGAGTTAATAAATATAGCAGTTAAAGTTCATGAAGAGAAGAAATCAAATATATATTCTTATGAAGCAAATTTATTAAATAGAACTAATTTTGGTTCTAAAGTCAAATAG